A part of Variovorax sp. HW608 genomic DNA contains:
- a CDS encoding branched-chain amino acid ABC transporter permease → MQRASFFIPLACALLLALLGPTLSPYLSDLVVKVMILSIFALSLELLVGMTGLVSLGHAAFYGIGAYATVLGSGKEGGSIALLLPLAMGCAAAYALVVGALSLRTRGVYFIMVTLAFAQMAFFVFHDTAIGGGSDGIYMYIRPTLGALDLESSRVQFYFVLASLVFTYALLALIRRSRFGAALAGIRVNEQRMRAAGFPVYGYKLAAFVIAGALAGLAGFLLASRDGVVNPELLAWHNSGEVLLMIILGGLGHLRGAVIGAVAFTLLKELLSTHAIVGPLADHWQLTLGLAIIAFVALLPKGIIGMAARISPRGAA, encoded by the coding sequence ATGCAGCGCGCTTCGTTCTTCATTCCGCTGGCCTGCGCCTTGCTGCTGGCCCTGCTCGGCCCGACGCTGAGCCCCTACCTCTCCGACCTCGTGGTCAAGGTGATGATCCTCTCGATCTTCGCGCTGAGCCTCGAACTGCTGGTGGGCATGACCGGGCTCGTGAGCCTGGGCCATGCCGCGTTCTACGGCATCGGCGCGTACGCCACGGTGCTCGGCTCGGGCAAGGAAGGCGGCTCGATCGCCCTCTTGCTGCCGCTCGCCATGGGCTGCGCGGCGGCCTATGCGCTGGTCGTCGGCGCACTGAGCCTGCGCACGCGCGGCGTGTACTTCATCATGGTCACGCTGGCCTTTGCGCAGATGGCCTTCTTCGTCTTCCACGACACCGCGATCGGCGGCGGCAGCGATGGCATCTACATGTACATCCGCCCCACCCTCGGCGCCCTCGACCTCGAAAGCAGCCGCGTGCAGTTCTACTTCGTGCTGGCTTCGCTGGTGTTCACCTATGCGCTGCTGGCGCTCATTCGCCGCTCGCGCTTCGGCGCCGCGCTCGCGGGCATCCGCGTGAACGAGCAGCGCATGCGCGCGGCGGGCTTTCCGGTCTACGGCTACAAGCTGGCGGCCTTCGTGATCGCGGGCGCTTTGGCCGGACTCGCGGGTTTTCTGCTGGCTTCGCGTGACGGCGTGGTCAACCCCGAGCTGCTCGCATGGCACAACTCGGGCGAGGTGCTGCTGATGATCATCCTCGGCGGTCTCGGTCATCTGCGCGGCGCGGTGATCGGCGCGGTGGCCTTCACCTTGCTCAAGGAGCTGCTCTCGACACACGCCATCGTCGGCCCGCTCGCGGACCACTGGCAGCTCACGCTGGGCCTGGCGATCATCGCCTTCGTGGCGCTGCTGCCGAAGGGCATCATCGGCATGGCCGCTCGTATCTCACCGAGGGGTGCGGCATGA
- a CDS encoding branched-chain amino acid ABC transporter permease has product MDFGTFLVQCLNSVQYGLLLFLVASGLTLIFGIMGVINLAHGSFYMIGAYMAFALAPLFGDQFIVMLVAGVALAAIFGYLLEWAFFSYLYQRDHLQQVLMTYGLILVFEELRSLLVGNDVHGVKVPAWLDGSFALGDLMSYPWYRLFASAACVLLAVALYYVVNRTRLGMMIRAGASNRDMVRGLGIDIRRLFRIVFAAGVALAALAGMIAAPMSSVYPNMGAGVLIICFVVVVIGGIGSITGALVASLLVGFVDTFGKVFFAELSGMGVYVLMAIVLIWRPEGLMGKRL; this is encoded by the coding sequence ATGGATTTCGGTACCTTTCTCGTTCAATGCCTGAACTCCGTGCAGTACGGCCTGCTGCTGTTCCTGGTGGCGTCGGGGCTGACGCTGATCTTCGGGATCATGGGCGTGATCAATCTCGCCCACGGCAGCTTCTACATGATCGGCGCCTACATGGCGTTCGCGCTCGCGCCGCTGTTCGGTGACCAGTTCATCGTCATGCTGGTCGCGGGCGTGGCGCTTGCGGCGATCTTCGGCTACCTGCTGGAGTGGGCCTTCTTCAGCTATCTCTACCAGCGCGATCACCTGCAGCAGGTGCTGATGACCTACGGGCTGATCCTCGTCTTCGAGGAGCTTCGCTCGCTGCTGGTGGGCAACGACGTGCACGGCGTGAAGGTGCCCGCCTGGCTCGACGGCAGCTTCGCGCTCGGCGATCTCATGAGCTATCCGTGGTATCGCCTCTTCGCTTCGGCGGCCTGCGTGCTGCTCGCGGTGGCGCTCTACTACGTGGTCAATCGCACGCGGCTCGGGATGATGATCCGCGCCGGTGCGAGCAACCGCGACATGGTCCGCGGGCTGGGCATCGACATCCGGCGACTCTTTCGCATCGTGTTCGCGGCCGGCGTGGCGCTCGCGGCCCTGGCCGGGATGATCGCGGCGCCGATGTCCTCGGTGTACCCGAACATGGGTGCGGGCGTGCTGATCATCTGCTTCGTGGTGGTGGTGATCGGCGGCATCGGCTCGATCACCGGCGCGCTGGTCGCATCGCTGCTCGTGGGCTTCGTCGACACCTTCGGCAAGGTGTTCTTCGCCGAGCTGAGCGGCATGGGGGTGTATGTGCTGATGGCGATCGTGCTCATCTGGCGTCCCGAAGGACTCATGGGAAAAAGGCTCTGA
- a CDS encoding ABC transporter substrate-binding protein produces MSTRIARTTLTALALACMATLGHAQTGKLKVGLMLPFSGTYAALGVAIENGFKLRVEEQGGKLGGREIEYVKVDDESDPAKATDNVNKLIKRDNVDVIIGTVHSGVAMAMAKAAKESGTVLIVPNAGADAVTGPMCAQNIFRSSFSNWQPAYAMGEVAGKQGKKKAMTITWKYAAGDESVAGFKEGFEKAGGKVDKQLTVPFPNVEFQALLTEIAAAKPDVVYAFFAGGGAVKFVKDYAAAGLHKTIPLVGPGFLTDGTLEAQGDTAQGMLTTLHYADGLNTPRDTSFRTAYAKSFKLQPDVYAVQGYDAAQMLGIGLAAVKGDISKKAEFAGAIEKARIDSPRGAFTMNKAHNPVQDIYLRKVEGNENKLVNVAVKNLADPARGCKL; encoded by the coding sequence ATGAGCACCCGCATCGCACGCACCACGCTGACAGCCCTCGCGCTGGCCTGTATGGCCACGCTGGGGCACGCCCAGACGGGCAAGCTGAAGGTGGGCCTGATGCTTCCCTTCAGCGGCACGTATGCGGCGCTCGGCGTCGCGATCGAGAACGGCTTCAAGCTCCGGGTCGAGGAACAGGGCGGCAAGCTCGGCGGCCGCGAGATCGAGTACGTGAAGGTCGACGACGAGTCCGATCCGGCCAAGGCCACGGACAACGTCAACAAGCTGATCAAGCGCGACAACGTCGACGTGATCATCGGCACCGTGCACTCCGGCGTCGCGATGGCGATGGCCAAGGCCGCCAAGGAAAGCGGCACCGTGCTGATCGTGCCCAATGCCGGCGCCGACGCGGTGACCGGCCCGATGTGCGCGCAGAACATCTTCCGCAGCTCGTTCTCGAACTGGCAGCCCGCCTACGCGATGGGCGAAGTCGCCGGCAAGCAGGGCAAGAAGAAGGCGATGACGATCACCTGGAAGTACGCGGCCGGCGACGAGTCGGTGGCAGGCTTCAAGGAAGGCTTCGAGAAGGCCGGCGGCAAGGTCGACAAGCAGCTCACGGTGCCGTTCCCGAACGTGGAATTCCAGGCGCTCCTGACCGAGATCGCCGCGGCCAAGCCCGATGTGGTGTACGCCTTCTTCGCGGGTGGCGGCGCGGTCAAGTTCGTCAAGGACTACGCGGCGGCGGGCCTCCACAAGACCATCCCGCTCGTCGGCCCCGGCTTCCTGACCGACGGCACGCTCGAAGCGCAGGGCGACACCGCACAGGGCATGCTGACCACGCTGCACTATGCCGACGGCCTGAACACGCCGCGCGACACCAGCTTCCGCACGGCGTACGCCAAGAGCTTCAAGCTGCAGCCCGACGTCTACGCGGTGCAGGGCTACGACGCGGCGCAGATGCTCGGCATCGGCCTTGCGGCGGTGAAGGGCGACATCTCGAAGAAGGCCGAGTTCGCCGGCGCGATCGAGAAGGCCAGGATCGACAGCCCGCGCGGCGCCTTCACGATGAACAAGGCGCACAACCCGGTGCAGGACATCTACCTGCGCAAGGTGGAAGGCAACGAGAACAAGCTGGTGAACGTGGCCGTGAAGAACCTCGCCGACCCGGCCCGCGGCTGCAAGCTCTGA
- a CDS encoding alpha/beta fold hydrolase — protein MTSESRFAAIQWRGRDVRVEYVQIAPERTDAPLLVFLHEGLGSIAMWKDFPEKLCEAGGFRGLVFSRPAYGRSTPRDADEVWDVDFMHRQAHEVLPAFFEALGLEGKPWLFGHSDGGSISLLYAARFPDRVAGLVVLAPHIFVEDVTVANIELARQAYLETDMQKKLGRYHDDVYSAFWGWNRIWLHPPFRQWNIEDELGTIRCPVLAMQGIDDEYGTLRQIRDIALHVPQTQLLEIPDCGHSPHRDQPETAIVATVSFVGSHSQNLRENAQLRAK, from the coding sequence GTGACAAGCGAAAGCCGATTCGCCGCCATCCAATGGCGGGGCCGCGATGTGCGCGTCGAATACGTGCAGATCGCTCCGGAGCGCACCGATGCACCATTGCTCGTCTTCCTGCACGAGGGCCTGGGCTCGATCGCGATGTGGAAGGACTTCCCCGAGAAGCTCTGCGAGGCCGGCGGCTTTCGCGGGCTGGTGTTCTCGCGGCCCGCATATGGACGCTCGACGCCGCGCGACGCGGATGAAGTCTGGGATGTCGACTTCATGCATCGCCAGGCGCATGAAGTGCTGCCCGCCTTCTTCGAAGCGCTGGGCCTCGAAGGCAAGCCCTGGCTCTTCGGCCACAGCGACGGGGGTTCGATCTCGCTGCTCTATGCAGCGCGTTTTCCGGATCGCGTGGCGGGGCTGGTGGTGCTCGCGCCGCACATCTTCGTCGAGGACGTGACGGTGGCGAACATCGAGCTCGCGCGCCAGGCCTACCTCGAGACCGACATGCAAAAGAAGCTCGGCCGCTACCACGACGACGTCTACTCCGCCTTCTGGGGCTGGAACCGCATCTGGCTGCACCCGCCGTTCAGGCAATGGAACATCGAGGACGAGCTCGGCACGATCCGTTGCCCGGTTCTTGCCATGCAAGGCATCGATGACGAATACGGGACCCTGCGCCAGATCCGCGACATCGCCTTGCACGTGCCGCAGACGCAGTTGCTGGAGATCCCGGACTGCGGGCATTCCCCGCATCGCGATCAGCCCGAAACGGCGATAGTTGCGACCGTTTCATTCGTGGGGAGCCACTCGCAGAATCTCAGGGAAAACGCTCAATTGAGAGCTAAATAA
- a CDS encoding benzoate-CoA ligase family protein, whose protein sequence is MSLPDTFNFAEHLFALNRGRAQKTAYVDDRGALGYGQLEDRARRFAAALLADGVQRADRVLLLMLDTSDWPVCFLGSLYAGVVPVAVNTLLTADDYAYMLEHSGATAALVSGALLPVLQEAMAKGSNQVRRLFVSQPTAALPENARNLDSAIAAQQPLAAPAATTPKDHAFWLYSSGSTGRPKGTVHTHANPWWTAELYGKPVLGLTEDDICFSAAKMYFAYGLGNALTFPLSVGATVLLMAERPTPDATFKRWTGAHKPTVFFGAPTGFAGMLASPHLPAREAVALRMCSSAGEALPGEIAQRFKHHFGCEIVDGIGSTEMLHIFLSNRPGDIRYGTTGRPVEGYEIELRGEDGKPVAVGEVGDLYIKGPSTAAMYWGNPEKTADTFREGWTKSGDKYSRDAEGYYTYAGRSDDMLKVSGIYVSPFEVEATLMQHPAVLEAAVIGKQDADGLTKTKAFVVRKEGQSVSEDELKAFVKERLAPYKYPRFIEFVDELPKTATGKIQRFRLREREKQ, encoded by the coding sequence ATGAGCCTGCCTGACACCTTCAATTTCGCCGAGCATCTGTTCGCGCTCAATCGCGGCCGCGCGCAGAAGACGGCCTATGTCGACGACCGTGGCGCGCTGGGCTACGGCCAGCTCGAAGACCGCGCCCGCCGCTTCGCCGCCGCCCTGCTCGCCGACGGCGTGCAACGCGCCGACCGCGTGCTGCTCCTGATGCTCGACACCAGCGACTGGCCGGTGTGCTTTCTCGGCAGCCTCTATGCGGGCGTGGTGCCGGTCGCGGTGAACACGCTGCTCACGGCGGACGACTACGCCTACATGCTCGAGCACAGCGGCGCGACGGCGGCGCTGGTCTCGGGCGCGCTGCTGCCGGTGCTGCAGGAGGCGATGGCGAAAGGCTCGAACCAGGTGCGCAGGCTGTTCGTCTCGCAGCCCACGGCGGCGCTGCCGGAGAACGCGCGCAATCTCGATTCGGCGATCGCCGCGCAGCAGCCGCTCGCGGCGCCCGCCGCCACCACGCCAAAGGACCATGCCTTCTGGCTCTATTCGTCGGGCTCCACCGGCAGGCCCAAGGGCACGGTGCACACGCACGCGAATCCGTGGTGGACCGCCGAGCTCTATGGCAAGCCGGTGCTGGGCCTGACGGAGGACGACATCTGCTTCTCGGCCGCCAAGATGTACTTCGCGTACGGGCTCGGCAATGCGCTGACCTTCCCGCTGTCGGTCGGTGCAACGGTGCTGCTGATGGCCGAGCGGCCCACGCCCGACGCCACCTTCAAGCGCTGGACCGGCGCGCACAAGCCCACGGTGTTCTTCGGCGCGCCGACCGGCTTCGCGGGCATGCTCGCATCGCCCCATCTGCCGGCGCGCGAGGCGGTGGCGCTGCGCATGTGCTCGTCGGCCGGCGAGGCGCTGCCGGGCGAGATCGCGCAGCGCTTCAAGCACCACTTCGGCTGCGAGATCGTGGACGGCATCGGCTCGACCGAGATGCTGCACATCTTCCTCTCGAACCGCCCCGGCGACATCCGCTACGGCACCACCGGCCGGCCGGTGGAAGGCTATGAGATCGAGCTGCGCGGCGAAGACGGCAAGCCGGTGGCGGTCGGCGAAGTCGGCGACCTCTACATCAAGGGCCCGAGCACCGCCGCCATGTACTGGGGCAACCCCGAGAAGACCGCCGACACCTTCCGCGAAGGCTGGACCAAGAGCGGCGACAAGTACTCGCGCGACGCCGAGGGCTACTACACCTACGCGGGGCGCAGCGACGACATGCTCAAGGTCAGCGGCATCTACGTCTCGCCCTTCGAGGTCGAGGCCACGCTGATGCAGCACCCCGCGGTGCTCGAAGCCGCGGTGATCGGCAAGCAGGATGCCGACGGCCTCACGAAAACCAAGGCCTTCGTGGTGCGCAAGGAGGGCCAGTCGGTGAGCGAAGACGAACTGAAGGCCTTCGTCAAGGAACGCCTCGCGCCCTACAAGTACCCGCGCTTCATCGAGTTCGTCGACGAGCTGCCGAAAACCGCGACCGGCAAGATCCAGCGCTTCCGCCTGCGGGAACGGGAAAAGCAGTGA
- a CDS encoding 3,4-dehydroadipyl-CoA semialdehyde dehydrogenase produces MTELLSNYVAGRWQAGCGAGTPLIDPVLGTELVRVDATGLDLPGAFRFARETGGAALRALTYRERAGLLAAIVKVLQARRDSYYEIATANSGTVKNDSAVDIDGAIFTLGQYAKWGDALGDVRALRDGDAVKLGKEPVFQSQHLQVPTRGVALFINAFNFPSWGLWEKAAPALLSGVPVIVKPATATAWLTQRMVQDVVEAGVLPAGALSVICGSSAGLMDPLESFDVVSFTGSADTGAVIRSHPAALQRSVRVNIEADSLNSALLLPDAAAGSDAFNLLVREVVREMTVKSGQKCTAIRRILVPASLYDAAAEAIGAKLAGVTVGNPRNETVRMGALVSRAQLNAVREGLDALKTQAGVLHDGSARALVDADPAVAACIGPVLLGARDADAAQRVHDVEVFGPVATLLPYRDLDHAIALAHRGQGSLVTSLYGADEAALGEAAVQLAASHGRVHVVTPDVAQAHTGHGNVMPMSLHGGPGRAGGGAELGGLRALAFYHRQSAVQASPGVLAQLGLPQT; encoded by the coding sequence ATGACCGAGCTTCTTTCCAATTACGTCGCCGGCCGCTGGCAGGCCGGTTGCGGCGCCGGAACGCCGCTCATCGATCCGGTGCTCGGCACCGAGCTGGTCCGCGTCGACGCGACCGGGCTCGATTTGCCCGGGGCCTTCCGCTTTGCGCGTGAGACCGGCGGCGCGGCCCTGCGCGCACTGACCTACCGCGAGCGCGCGGGCCTGCTGGCCGCGATCGTCAAGGTGCTGCAGGCGAGGCGCGACAGCTATTACGAGATCGCCACCGCGAATTCCGGCACCGTGAAGAACGATTCGGCGGTCGACATCGACGGTGCGATCTTCACCCTCGGCCAGTACGCCAAGTGGGGCGATGCGCTCGGCGACGTGCGCGCGCTGCGCGACGGCGACGCGGTGAAGCTCGGCAAGGAGCCGGTCTTCCAGTCGCAGCACCTGCAGGTGCCGACGCGCGGCGTGGCGCTGTTCATCAATGCCTTCAACTTCCCGTCGTGGGGCCTGTGGGAGAAGGCGGCGCCTGCCCTGCTCTCCGGCGTGCCGGTGATCGTCAAGCCCGCCACGGCAACCGCCTGGCTCACGCAGCGCATGGTGCAGGACGTGGTCGAGGCCGGCGTGCTGCCCGCGGGCGCCCTGTCGGTGATCTGCGGCAGCTCCGCCGGACTGATGGACCCGCTCGAAAGCTTCGACGTGGTGTCGTTCACCGGCTCGGCCGACACCGGCGCGGTGATCCGCTCGCATCCCGCGGCCCTGCAGCGCTCGGTGCGCGTGAACATCGAGGCCGACAGCCTGAACTCCGCGCTGCTGCTGCCGGATGCCGCGGCCGGCTCCGACGCCTTCAACCTGCTGGTGCGCGAAGTGGTGCGCGAGATGACGGTCAAGTCGGGCCAGAAATGCACCGCGATCCGCCGCATCCTCGTGCCGGCCTCGCTCTACGACGCCGCGGCCGAAGCGATCGGCGCCAAGCTCGCCGGCGTCACCGTCGGCAATCCGCGCAACGAGACGGTGCGCATGGGCGCGCTGGTGAGCCGCGCACAACTGAATGCGGTGCGCGAAGGGCTCGATGCGCTCAAGACGCAGGCCGGCGTGCTGCATGACGGCAGCGCAAGGGCGCTGGTCGATGCCGATCCCGCGGTCGCAGCGTGCATCGGCCCGGTGCTGCTCGGCGCGCGCGATGCCGATGCGGCGCAGCGCGTGCACGACGTCGAGGTGTTCGGCCCGGTCGCGACGCTGCTGCCCTATCGCGATCTCGATCATGCGATCGCGCTCGCGCATCGCGGCCAGGGTTCGCTCGTCACATCGCTCTACGGCGCCGACGAAGCGGCGCTCGGCGAGGCTGCGGTGCAGCTGGCGGCGAGCCATGGCCGCGTGCACGTCGTCACGCCCGATGTCGCCCAGGCCCATACCGGCCACGGCAACGTGATGCCGATGTCGCTGCACGGCGGCCCCGGCCGCGCGGGCGGCGGTGCCGAGCTCGGCGGCCTGCGCGCGCTGGCCTTCTATCACCGCCAAAGCGCGGTGCAGGCCAGCCCCGGGGTGCTCGCGCAGCTCGGACTGCCCCAGACCTAG
- a CDS encoding 4-hydroxylaminobenzoate lyase produces the protein MSKQAFHQLVADVATRIAGRPLDGDLDRWLNAHHGAGSPTFEALKQACIGGVAEGWLCEREGGGIRYGRVFKAQDALSRFSVDVVDMRDIAGPHHTHPGGEIDLIMPLEGDATFDGRPAGWCVYPPGSAHFPTVAQGRALVLYLLPEGQIQFTK, from the coding sequence ATGTCCAAGCAAGCCTTTCATCAACTCGTCGCCGATGTGGCGACCCGGATTGCCGGCCGGCCGCTCGATGGCGACCTCGACCGCTGGCTCAACGCCCACCACGGCGCCGGCAGCCCCACTTTTGAAGCGCTGAAGCAGGCCTGCATCGGCGGCGTCGCCGAAGGCTGGCTGTGCGAGCGCGAAGGGGGCGGCATCCGCTACGGGCGCGTCTTCAAGGCCCAGGACGCGCTCAGCCGCTTCTCGGTCGACGTGGTCGACATGCGCGACATCGCCGGGCCGCACCACACGCATCCGGGCGGCGAGATCGATTTGATCATGCCGCTCGAAGGCGACGCGACCTTCGACGGCCGGCCGGCCGGCTGGTGCGTCTATCCGCCGGGCAGCGCGCACTTCCCGACCGTGGCGCAAGGCCGCGCCCTGGTTCTCTACCTGCTGCCCGAGGGGCAAATCCAGTTCACCAAGTAA
- a CDS encoding helix-turn-helix transcriptional regulator gives MNERADEAVLTADTEASPPVEEAKNPLLVALGDRVRNLRARRGLTRKAVAQAANVSERHLANLEYGIGNASILVLQQVSGALHCSLAELVGDVTTSSPEWLLIRELLEHRNEADLRRARIALGELLGTAAGDPARRRRVALVGLRGAGKSTLGQMLADDLDVPFIELSREIEKFAGCSVREIHDLYGTNAYRRYERRALEETIQIYSEVVIATPGGIVSDPATFNELLAHCTTVWLQAAPEEHMGRVAAQGDTRPMAASKEAMDDLRRILAGRAAFYSKADLTVDTSGHGLAESFQLLRSAVRETMPHEG, from the coding sequence ATGAATGAGCGAGCCGACGAAGCGGTCCTGACCGCCGACACCGAAGCGTCCCCGCCGGTCGAAGAGGCCAAGAACCCGCTGCTGGTGGCGCTCGGCGATCGCGTTCGCAACCTGCGCGCGCGCCGGGGGCTCACGCGCAAGGCGGTGGCGCAGGCGGCCAACGTGTCGGAGCGCCATCTGGCCAATCTCGAATACGGCATCGGCAACGCCTCGATCCTGGTGCTGCAGCAGGTCTCGGGCGCGCTGCACTGCTCGCTGGCCGAGCTGGTCGGCGACGTCACCACCAGCTCGCCCGAATGGCTGCTGATCCGCGAGCTGCTGGAGCACCGCAATGAAGCCGATCTGCGCCGCGCCCGCATCGCGCTCGGCGAGCTGCTCGGCACCGCCGCGGGCGACCCGGCGCGGCGCCGCCGCGTCGCCCTGGTGGGGCTGCGCGGCGCGGGCAAGTCCACGCTCGGCCAGATGCTGGCGGACGACCTCGACGTGCCTTTCATCGAGCTGAGCCGCGAGATCGAGAAGTTCGCCGGCTGCAGCGTGCGCGAGATCCACGACCTCTACGGCACCAACGCCTACCGCCGCTACGAGCGCCGCGCGCTGGAGGAAACCATCCAGATCTACAGCGAGGTGGTGATTGCCACGCCGGGCGGCATCGTCTCCGACCCGGCCACCTTCAACGAGCTGCTCGCGCACTGCACCACCGTCTGGCTGCAGGCCGCGCCCGAGGAGCACATGGGCCGCGTCGCCGCGCAGGGCGACACCCGGCCGATGGCCGCGAGCAAGGAGGCCATGGACGACCTGCGCCGCATCCTCGCCGGCCGCGCCGCCTTCTATTCGAAGGCCGACCTGACCGTCGACACCAGCGGGCACGGCCTCGCCGAGAGCTTCCAGCTGCTGCGCAGCGCCGTGCGCGAAACCATGCCCCACGAAGGCTGA
- the boxC gene encoding 2,3-epoxybenzoyl-CoA dihydrolase, whose product MAETAAHPARVDYRTDPTQYRHWKLSVEGSVARLSLDIAEDGGIRPGYKLKLNSYDLGVDIELHDALNRVRFEHPEVRSVIVTSGKDRIFCSGANIFMLGVSSHAWKVNFCKFTNETRNGIEDSSKHSGLKFVAAVNGACAGGGYELALACDEIILVDDRSSSVSLPEVPLLGVLPGTGGLTRVTDKRHVRHDLADIFCTSVEGVRGQRAVDWRLVDAIAKPAQFGAAVQERAAKLGEGSHRPAGGKGVQLTRVEREDGPDSLRYEYVTVEIDRARRTATFTVKAPKTAQPTDIAGIEAAGTAWWPLAMARQLDDAILSMRTNELDVGTWLLKTEGDAKAVLASDATVLANKDHWLVRETIGLLRRTLARLDVSSRSLFALIESGSCFAGTLAELAFAADRAYMLALPDDADKAPKLQLNEFNFGFFPLVNDQSRLQRRFYEESAPLEAARAAAGKALDADEALKLGLVTMAPDDIDWDDEIRIAIEERVAMSPDALTGLEANLRFASKENMITRVFGRLSAWQNWIFNRPNAVGEKGALKVYGTGQKAGFDMNRV is encoded by the coding sequence ATGGCCGAAACCGCCGCTCACCCCGCCCGCGTGGACTACCGCACCGACCCCACGCAGTACCGTCACTGGAAGCTGAGCGTCGAAGGCTCGGTCGCCCGCCTGTCGCTCGACATCGCGGAAGACGGCGGCATCCGCCCCGGCTACAAGCTCAAGCTCAACAGCTACGACCTGGGCGTGGACATCGAGCTGCATGACGCGCTGAACCGCGTGCGCTTCGAGCACCCGGAAGTGCGCTCGGTCATCGTCACCAGCGGCAAGGACCGGATCTTCTGCTCGGGCGCCAACATCTTCATGCTCGGCGTGTCGAGCCATGCCTGGAAGGTGAACTTCTGCAAGTTCACCAACGAGACCCGCAACGGCATCGAGGATTCGTCGAAGCACTCGGGCCTGAAGTTCGTCGCCGCGGTCAACGGCGCCTGCGCCGGCGGCGGCTACGAACTCGCGCTGGCCTGTGACGAAATCATCCTGGTCGACGACCGCTCTTCTTCCGTCTCGCTTCCCGAAGTGCCGCTGCTCGGCGTGCTGCCCGGCACCGGCGGCCTGACCCGCGTGACCGACAAGCGCCACGTGCGCCACGACCTCGCCGACATCTTCTGCACCAGCGTCGAAGGCGTGCGCGGCCAGCGCGCGGTCGACTGGCGCCTCGTCGATGCGATCGCCAAGCCGGCGCAGTTCGGCGCCGCGGTGCAGGAACGCGCCGCCAAGCTCGGCGAAGGCAGCCACCGCCCTGCGGGTGGCAAGGGCGTGCAGCTCACCCGCGTCGAGCGCGAGGACGGTCCCGACAGCCTGCGTTATGAATACGTGACCGTGGAGATCGACCGCGCCCGTCGCACCGCGACCTTCACCGTCAAGGCGCCGAAGACCGCGCAACCCACCGACATCGCCGGCATCGAGGCCGCGGGCACCGCGTGGTGGCCGCTCGCGATGGCGCGCCAGCTCGACGACGCCATCCTCTCGATGCGCACCAACGAACTCGACGTCGGCACCTGGCTGCTCAAGACCGAAGGCGATGCGAAGGCAGTGCTGGCCAGCGACGCCACCGTGCTCGCCAACAAGGACCACTGGCTGGTGCGCGAAACCATCGGCCTCTTGCGCCGCACGCTGGCGCGCCTCGACGTGTCGTCGCGCAGCCTGTTCGCGCTGATCGAATCGGGCTCGTGCTTCGCCGGCACGCTGGCCGAGCTGGCCTTCGCGGCCGACCGCGCCTACATGCTCGCGCTGCCCGACGACGCCGACAAGGCGCCGAAGCTCCAGCTGAACGAATTCAACTTCGGCTTCTTCCCGCTGGTGAACGACCAGTCGCGCCTGCAGCGCCGCTTCTATGAAGAGTCCGCGCCGCTGGAAGCCGCCCGCGCCGCCGCCGGCAAGGCACTCGACGCCGACGAGGCGCTCAAGCTCGGCCTCGTGACCATGGCGCCCGACGACATCGACTGGGACGACGAGATCCGCATCGCGATCGAAGAGCGCGTCGCCATGTCGCCCGATGCCTTGACCGGCCTCGAAGCCAACCTGCGCTTCGCGAGCAAGGAAAACATGATCACGCGAGTCTTCGGCCGGCTCTCGGCCTGGCAGAACTGGATCTTCAACCGCCCGAACGCCGTCGGCGAGAAGGGCGCCCTCAAGGTGTACGGCACCGGCCAGAAGGCTGGCTTCGACATGAACCGCGTCTGA